A section of the Devosia rhizoryzae genome encodes:
- the pyrE gene encoding orotate phosphoribosyltransferase yields the protein MTKEEVLDIFRQCGAMLEGHFILSSGLRSPVFLQKAKVFQYAQHTETLCKALAERIRAEVPGVTKVVSPAIGGIIPGYETSRHLGVPALYTERVEGQFELRRGFEISPDDKVIVVEDIVSTGLSIRECVDALRKIGANVVAAACLIDRSGGEADVGVPLISLIEFKVPAYAADQLPPELAAIPAVKPGSRGIQGVK from the coding sequence GTGACTAAAGAGGAAGTGCTGGATATTTTCCGCCAATGCGGGGCGATGCTCGAGGGTCACTTCATCCTCTCCTCGGGCCTGCGCTCGCCGGTCTTCCTGCAGAAGGCCAAGGTTTTTCAATACGCCCAGCATACCGAAACCCTGTGCAAGGCCCTGGCCGAACGCATCCGCGCCGAAGTTCCCGGTGTCACCAAGGTCGTCTCACCAGCCATCGGCGGCATCATCCCCGGCTACGAAACCTCCCGGCATCTCGGCGTGCCGGCGCTCTACACCGAGCGCGTCGAAGGTCAGTTCGAGCTGCGCCGCGGCTTCGAGATCAGCCCCGACGACAAGGTCATCGTCGTTGAAGACATCGTCTCCACTGGCCTTTCCATCCGCGAATGCGTCGACGCCCTGCGCAAGATCGGCGCCAATGTCGTCGCCGCCGCCTGCCTAATCGACCGCTCGGGCGGCGAAGCCGATGTCGGCGTGCCGCTGATCTCGCTGATCGAGTTCAAGGTGCCGGCCTATGCAGCCGACCAGCTGCCACCAGAACTGGCCGCCATCCCCGCCGTCAAGCCCGGCAGCCGCGGTATTCAGGGGGTAAAGTGA
- a CDS encoding RelA/SpoT family protein, with translation MMRQYELVERVQAYNPNADENLLNKAYVYAMQKHGSQKRASGDPYFNHPLEVAAILTELKLDDASIAVGLLHDTIEDTDATRSEIDQLFGGEIGTIVDGLTKIERLNLVSREEAQAENLRKLLLAISQDVRVLLVKLADRLHNMRTLHFVPVEKQRRIAQETMDIYAPLAGRMGMQDMRNELEDLSFRILQPEHYRAITARLEQLQHDYSETIATITNELTERLAQEGIATSIKARVKSPYSIFSKIERKSIALEQLSDMIGFRIIVGSLAQCYHTLGIIHTQWKVVPGRFKDYISVPKHNDYQSIHTTIVGPSRQRVELQIRTEEMDRIAEFGIAAHALYKDGASANLDRIETESQAYGSLRQTISHLTSGIASEDFLEYTKLELFQDQVFCFTPRGRLIALPRGATPIDFAYALHTDIGDTCVGAKINGLILPLVTQLRSGDEVEILRDQNHRPPSNWIGIAATGKARAAIRRAVRQTATQRAFALGEQVLNMLLEREGVMLDDSESKALADALDHPNKRDLIIAVGEGKIGSEVLGNALAQVKGIRKRRRKLDLPVADTADGWFALRATDQFRFRVPGGQKGGPKAKAALAQLDFHTPVTLSGEGVVPGDRLVGILEPDRPLTVFPIHSDALIDMHDGDLAWVDVRWNMASADDKLYATVISMESVNKPGSLAQISSAIAACDANINNLVMRMISPDFHQMIFEIEVRDLAQLTDVLQTLKRSPGLSAVQRAGIREASMISTLEWDGSVDRSARGD, from the coding sequence ATGATGCGACAGTACGAGCTTGTCGAACGCGTTCAGGCCTATAACCCGAACGCCGACGAGAATTTGTTGAACAAGGCCTATGTCTACGCCATGCAAAAGCATGGCTCGCAAAAGCGCGCCTCCGGCGATCCCTATTTCAATCACCCGCTCGAAGTCGCCGCCATCCTCACCGAGCTCAAACTCGATGACGCCTCGATCGCCGTTGGCCTTTTGCACGACACGATCGAAGATACCGACGCGACCCGCTCCGAAATCGATCAGCTTTTTGGCGGCGAGATCGGCACCATCGTCGATGGCCTGACCAAGATCGAGCGGCTCAACCTCGTGAGCCGCGAGGAAGCGCAGGCCGAAAACCTGCGCAAGCTCCTGCTCGCCATCAGCCAGGACGTGCGGGTGCTGCTGGTCAAGCTCGCCGACCGCCTGCACAACATGCGCACGCTCCACTTCGTGCCGGTGGAAAAGCAGCGCCGCATCGCCCAGGAAACCATGGATATCTATGCCCCGCTTGCCGGGCGCATGGGTATGCAGGACATGCGCAACGAGCTCGAGGATCTAAGCTTCCGCATCCTCCAGCCCGAGCATTATCGCGCCATCACGGCGCGGCTCGAACAGCTGCAGCACGATTACAGCGAGACCATCGCGACGATCACCAACGAACTGACCGAGCGGCTGGCTCAAGAAGGCATCGCCACCAGCATCAAGGCGCGGGTCAAGTCGCCTTATTCGATCTTCTCCAAGATCGAGCGAAAGTCGATCGCTCTCGAACAGCTTTCCGACATGATCGGATTTCGTATCATCGTCGGCTCGCTGGCCCAGTGCTACCACACCCTGGGCATCATCCACACGCAGTGGAAAGTCGTGCCCGGACGCTTCAAGGACTATATTTCTGTCCCCAAGCACAACGACTATCAGTCGATCCATACCACGATCGTCGGACCCAGCCGCCAGCGCGTCGAGCTGCAGATCCGCACCGAGGAGATGGACCGGATCGCTGAATTCGGCATCGCCGCGCATGCGCTCTACAAGGACGGGGCCTCGGCCAACCTCGATCGCATCGAAACCGAATCGCAGGCCTATGGCTCCTTGCGGCAGACCATCAGCCACCTGACCTCGGGCATCGCCTCCGAAGATTTCCTCGAATACACCAAGCTCGAGCTTTTCCAGGATCAGGTCTTCTGCTTCACCCCGCGCGGCCGGCTGATCGCCCTTCCGCGCGGCGCGACGCCGATCGATTTCGCCTATGCGCTCCATACTGATATCGGTGACACCTGCGTCGGCGCCAAGATCAATGGCCTGATCCTGCCGCTCGTGACCCAGCTGCGTTCGGGCGACGAGGTCGAAATCCTCCGCGACCAGAACCATCGGCCGCCAAGCAACTGGATCGGCATCGCCGCCACTGGCAAGGCCCGCGCCGCCATCCGCCGCGCCGTGCGCCAGACGGCGACGCAGCGGGCCTTTGCGCTGGGTGAGCAGGTGCTCAACATGCTGCTCGAGCGCGAAGGCGTCATGCTCGACGACAGCGAGAGCAAGGCCTTGGCCGACGCGCTCGATCACCCCAACAAGCGCGACCTGATCATCGCCGTCGGCGAGGGCAAGATCGGCTCCGAGGTGCTCGGCAATGCGCTGGCCCAGGTCAAGGGTATCCGCAAGCGCCGTCGCAAGCTCGACCTGCCGGTCGCCGACACGGCCGACGGCTGGTTCGCCCTGCGCGCCACCGACCAGTTCCGGTTCCGCGTTCCCGGCGGACAAAAGGGTGGGCCCAAGGCCAAGGCGGCCCTGGCGCAGCTCGATTTCCACACTCCCGTGACGCTGTCGGGGGAGGGGGTCGTGCCGGGCGATCGCCTGGTCGGCATTCTTGAGCCCGACCGGCCGCTGACCGTCTTCCCGATCCATTCCGATGCCTTGATCGACATGCATGATGGCGATCTGGCCTGGGTCGACGTGCGCTGGAACATGGCCTCGGCCGACGACAAGCTCTACGCCACCGTGATTTCGATGGAATCGGTCAACAAGCCCGGCTCGCTGGCGCAGATTTCGTCAGCCATCGCCGCTTGCGACGCCAACATCAACAATCTGGTCATGCGCATGATTTCGCCGGACTTCCACCAGATGATCTTTGAAATCGAAGTGCGCGATCTTGCGCAGCTGACAGATGTCCTGCAAACGCTCAAGCGCAGCCCGGGCCTCTCCGCCGTCCAGCGCGCGGGCATTCGCGAAGCCTCGATGATTTCGACGCTCGAATGGGACGGCAGCGTCGATAGGAGTGCGCGCGGTGACTAA
- the rpoZ gene encoding DNA-directed RNA polymerase subunit omega: protein MARVTVEDCIQKVENRFDLVLMAAHRARMISSGGQITVPRDNDKNPVVALREIGDGTISPEDLREDLIHSLQKYVEVDEPENTAAPLIESAGDDDSINFDTISEEELLRGIESLAPPERRDD, encoded by the coding sequence GTGGCCCGCGTCACCGTTGAAGACTGCATTCAAAAGGTCGAAAACCGTTTTGACCTCGTCCTCATGGCCGCCCATCGCGCGCGCATGATTTCCTCTGGTGGCCAGATCACCGTCCCGCGCGACAACGACAAGAACCCCGTCGTTGCCTTGCGCGAAATCGGCGATGGCACCATTTCGCCGGAAGATCTGCGTGAAGACCTGATCCACTCGCTGCAGAAGTATGTGGAAGTCGACGAGCCGGAAAACACCGCCGCTCCGCTGATCGAAAGCGCCGGCGACGACGATTCGATCAACTTCGACACGATCAGCGAAGAAGAACTGCTGCGCGGCATCGAGAGCCTGGCTCCGCCGGAACGCCGCGATGACTAG
- a CDS encoding LabA-like NYN domain-containing protein produces the protein MAIDPREKIALFIDGANLYATSKAIGIDIDYRKLLAEFSSKAYMLRANYYTALVEDQEYSSIRPLIDWLDYNGYTVVTKPAKEFTDAAGRRKVKGNMDIELAVDALEQSPYFDHMVLFSGDGDFTALVAAMQRKGKRVTVVSTLTTSTPMISDDLRRQADFFMDVADLAKTAGRPQVVRQPVEA, from the coding sequence ATGGCAATTGATCCGCGCGAGAAGATCGCGCTCTTTATCGATGGCGCCAATCTTTACGCCACATCCAAGGCGATCGGCATCGACATCGATTACCGAAAGCTGCTCGCCGAATTCAGCAGCAAGGCTTATATGCTGCGCGCGAATTACTATACGGCGCTGGTCGAGGACCAGGAATATTCCTCGATCCGTCCACTAATCGATTGGCTCGACTACAACGGCTACACCGTGGTCACCAAGCCGGCCAAGGAGTTCACCGACGCTGCCGGCCGCCGTAAGGTCAAGGGCAACATGGACATCGAGCTCGCCGTCGACGCGCTCGAGCAATCCCCCTATTTCGATCACATGGTGCTGTTTTCGGGCGATGGCGACTTCACCGCCCTCGTTGCTGCCATGCAGCGCAAGGGCAAGCGAGTCACGGTTGTCTCGACGCTCACGACCTCGACGCCGATGATCTCCGACGACCTGCGGCGGCAGGCGGATTTCTTCATGGATGTGGCTGATCTGGCGAAGACGGCGGGGAGACCGCAGGTGGTGCGGCAGCCGGTCGAGGCTTAA
- the smpB gene encoding SsrA-binding protein SmpB translates to MATLKNDKAKNGWISHGLVAENRRARFDYEIGDTLEAGIVLTGTEVKSLRMGKAQIAEAYASPERGELWLINAHIPEYLQANRFNHEEKRPRKLLVSKKQLAKLDQEVARAGNTIVPLKLFFNDQGRAKLLIGLGKGKKNFDKRATSRERDWNRDKARIMKEGGRG, encoded by the coding sequence ATGGCCACACTAAAAAACGACAAAGCAAAAAACGGATGGATCAGCCACGGCCTCGTGGCTGAAAACCGCCGCGCGCGTTTCGACTACGAAATCGGCGACACGCTTGAGGCCGGCATCGTCCTGACCGGCACCGAGGTCAAATCCCTTCGCATGGGCAAGGCCCAGATTGCCGAGGCCTATGCCTCGCCCGAAAGGGGCGAGCTGTGGCTGATCAATGCGCATATCCCAGAATACCTTCAGGCCAATCGCTTCAACCACGAAGAAAAGCGCCCGCGCAAACTTCTTGTCAGCAAGAAGCAGCTGGCCAAGCTCGATCAGGAAGTCGCCCGCGCCGGCAACACCATCGTGCCGCTAAAGCTGTTCTTCAACGACCAGGGCCGCGCCAAGCTTCTTATTGGTCTGGGCAAGGGCAAAAAGAATTTCGACAAGCGCGCCACCAGCCGTGAGCGCGACTGGAACCGCGACAAGGCGCGGATTATGAAAGAGGGTGGACGGGGGTAG
- the dapA gene encoding 4-hydroxy-tetrahydrodipicolinate synthase, translating into MLRGSITALITPMRDGAVDEKAFASFVDWQIAEGTHGLVPVGTTGESPTVSHEEHHRVVEICIEVANGRVPVIAGAGSNSTAEAISLAQHAEKSGADAVLSVVPYYNKPTQEGLFQHFSAVAKSVGIPVILYSVPGRTVADLTVDTIARLHEAHGNIIGVKDATADLGRASLQRAKLGKDFILLSGEDITALGFNAHGGNGCISVTSNVAPKLCSQMQELSLTGDFKGALAIQDKLVYLHKNIFIEPSPAPAKYGASKLGLCANELRLPLVPATKGAEDAMDFAMRHAGLI; encoded by the coding sequence ATGCTGCGAGGTTCGATTACGGCGCTCATCACCCCCATGCGCGACGGGGCCGTGGATGAGAAAGCCTTCGCCAGCTTTGTCGATTGGCAGATCGCCGAGGGAACGCATGGTCTGGTGCCGGTGGGTACGACGGGCGAAAGCCCTACCGTCAGTCACGAGGAGCATCATCGCGTCGTCGAGATTTGCATCGAGGTTGCCAATGGCCGCGTGCCGGTAATCGCCGGAGCGGGATCGAACTCGACGGCCGAGGCCATTTCCCTTGCGCAACACGCCGAAAAGTCAGGCGCCGATGCCGTGCTCTCGGTCGTGCCTTATTACAACAAGCCGACCCAGGAAGGCCTGTTCCAGCACTTCTCCGCCGTTGCCAAGTCGGTCGGCATCCCGGTGATCCTGTATTCGGTGCCGGGCCGTACCGTCGCTGATCTCACCGTCGACACCATCGCCCGCCTCCACGAGGCGCATGGCAACATCATCGGCGTCAAGGATGCGACCGCCGATCTCGGTCGCGCCAGCTTGCAGCGGGCCAAGCTCGGCAAGGATTTTATCCTGCTTTCCGGTGAGGATATTACCGCGCTCGGCTTTAACGCTCATGGCGGCAATGGCTGTATCTCTGTGACGTCCAACGTCGCGCCCAAGCTCTGCTCGCAGATGCAGGAACTTTCGCTGACCGGCGACTTCAAGGGTGCCCTGGCGATCCAGGACAAGCTCGTTTACCTGCACAAGAACATCTTCATCGAGCCGAGCCCGGCTCCGGCCAAGTATGGCGCCAGCAAGCTTGGCCTTTGCGCCAACGAGCTGCGCCTGCCGTTGGTGCCTGCTACCAAGGGCGCCGAAGATGCTATGGACTTTGCAATGCGCCACGCCGGTCTTATCTAA
- a CDS encoding alpha/beta fold hydrolase, producing the protein MPSVFKSSRTVPPDHPAFATLPIELITMRDARTRIAVHRRGQFGDGRMPLVCVAGYNRNMSDFTGLAGYLPRIGQGDWPLVLIDLGGRGRSDDRAKGSDYGSLADAHDLADTLMALGIGKAIILGQGHGGQVAMALAAEHPLLVGGTILLDAGPVTDSRSIVRLRNNLAHIHGLRGGKTVSAGFNKILAGTYPGLPENLLPPLALRSHWFDKRGRARPLFDNKLIERLKDFSFDDVLTPQWPLFDALTCAPLLLLRTQLTDQVRRETFEEMVRRRPDAVALTIMGQGSPALFDEMEDVEAVTRFMVEASAKQAELAA; encoded by the coding sequence ATGCCCTCCGTCTTCAAATCCAGCCGCACCGTTCCCCCCGATCACCCAGCCTTTGCCACGCTGCCCATCGAGCTGATCACCATGCGTGACGCCCGCACGCGCATAGCCGTGCACCGCCGGGGGCAGTTCGGCGACGGGCGCATGCCGCTGGTCTGCGTTGCGGGTTACAACCGCAACATGTCCGACTTTACGGGCTTGGCGGGATACCTGCCGCGGATCGGACAGGGAGACTGGCCGCTGGTGCTGATCGATCTTGGCGGCCGGGGCCGCTCCGATGACCGCGCAAAGGGTTCGGACTATGGCTCGCTCGCCGATGCGCATGACCTGGCCGACACGTTGATGGCGCTGGGGATTGGCAAGGCGATCATCCTCGGCCAGGGGCATGGCGGGCAGGTCGCCATGGCGCTCGCTGCGGAACATCCGCTGCTGGTCGGCGGTACGATCCTGCTCGACGCCGGTCCAGTGACGGATTCGCGCTCCATCGTGCGGCTGCGCAACAATCTCGCGCATATCCATGGCCTTCGCGGCGGCAAGACGGTTTCGGCCGGGTTCAACAAGATCCTGGCGGGGACCTATCCTGGATTGCCGGAAAACCTGTTGCCGCCGCTGGCGCTGCGCAGCCACTGGTTCGACAAGCGCGGGCGGGCGCGGCCCCTGTTCGACAATAAACTTATAGAGCGGCTCAAGGATTTCAGCTTCGATGATGTACTGACGCCGCAATGGCCGCTCTTTGACGCGCTGACCTGCGCCCCGCTCCTGTTGCTGCGCACGCAACTGACCGATCAGGTGCGGCGCGAGACTTTTGAGGAAATGGTGCGGCGCCGACCCGACGCGGTGGCGCTCACCATTATGGGGCAAGGCTCCCCTGCCCTGTTCGACGAAATGGAAGACGTCGAGGCTGTCACTCGCTTCATGGTCGAGGCAAGTGCGAAACAGGCAGAGCTGGCAGCCTAG
- a CDS encoding OmpA family protein: protein MIKDLLFWVAPGVLTVVGGTGVAMSMATPVMVADLAAQGRAQLDASGAKWANVSVVARDLVLTGTTDTEQKREAAERTLAAMQGVGAIENDIALAPLATPFKLKVAVEDEALTLSGSVPSEAARQDLLQRVNVAETKLEVGAGYPDLKHWSEGVNFALARAADMESGEIELSDLELTVKGRAKSQGAFGALQMALADIPAGLSLKSSTVEPMQVAPYTWTARFDGERIEVAGYAPDQQTIDRFRTADLSNAPLATGLSLASGAPEGFADLSRTLLEQLAQLEEGEASIVDGTSRLSGRPATVEIAQAVNNGLSGTGSIVTLEPPPVSDYWVSVTRQSGGVLVFDGFVPNEATREALAETEGADVNFLKLGGGAPASYQAGLDFALSLLTHMSEGRVALSGEVLSVTGIAQSPTDYGTLRTLVATRLPQGITAGSIEVAAPRAARYEFSASRQEDGITTLAGMLPSPEIEQQLVTVAGTKTSSEVSYASGEPNNFVTAARQAIAFLPWLEEGAVRFDGTNWTVEGVPSSTIDRGAIQTEFAVNGLAQAGWSLDLTEAGPVAQPVSPYIWSAERLRDGSFLFTGNVPAGSLRDYLAVHVETRVTDTTKVSPGAPDGFAAKVRGAVDALLELEQGTALFDGENWTVTGTAENDERRAASLALLTAALDLDASGSISAPEPQVVAEPKPAADQQPDEPQEAPAAATTSPELLAQCREQVATLSAHNAILFQSGAAIIASSAAPELDAFAQALAICPNTSIYVEGHTDSDGDERKNLALSVARAEAVVAALIERGVAAERLYAVGYGESQPVAGNDTPDGKRQNRRIVVSVQDENN, encoded by the coding sequence ATGATTAAGGACCTCCTTTTCTGGGTGGCGCCGGGTGTGCTGACAGTTGTCGGTGGCACGGGCGTGGCCATGTCGATGGCGACACCGGTCATGGTTGCAGACCTGGCCGCACAGGGCAGGGCACAACTGGATGCCTCCGGCGCCAAGTGGGCAAACGTCTCGGTCGTGGCTCGCGATCTGGTTCTCACCGGCACCACCGATACCGAACAAAAGCGTGAGGCGGCGGAACGGACCCTTGCTGCGATGCAGGGCGTAGGAGCGATCGAGAACGACATCGCTCTCGCTCCCCTCGCAACACCATTCAAACTTAAGGTAGCGGTTGAAGATGAGGCTCTAACCCTCTCGGGAAGTGTGCCCAGTGAGGCTGCGCGTCAAGACCTGCTGCAGCGTGTGAACGTTGCAGAAACGAAGCTCGAGGTTGGCGCCGGCTACCCCGATCTCAAGCACTGGTCCGAAGGCGTAAACTTCGCGCTTGCCCGGGCCGCCGACATGGAGAGCGGCGAGATCGAACTGTCCGACTTGGAGCTGACGGTAAAGGGACGCGCCAAATCCCAAGGCGCCTTCGGCGCATTGCAGATGGCGCTGGCGGACATCCCAGCCGGACTGTCGCTCAAGTCATCTACTGTCGAGCCGATGCAGGTGGCGCCCTATACGTGGACCGCTCGCTTCGACGGCGAGCGGATCGAGGTTGCCGGCTATGCGCCCGATCAGCAGACGATTGACCGCTTCAGAACAGCCGACCTTTCTAATGCGCCCCTCGCAACCGGGCTATCGCTGGCGTCGGGCGCCCCGGAGGGGTTTGCGGATCTAAGCCGCACATTGCTCGAACAGTTGGCGCAGCTGGAAGAGGGGGAGGCCAGCATTGTCGATGGTACCAGCCGCCTGAGCGGCAGGCCTGCTACCGTCGAAATCGCCCAGGCGGTGAACAACGGGCTTTCCGGCACTGGATCGATCGTCACGCTGGAGCCACCTCCGGTTTCTGACTATTGGGTGAGTGTGACCCGTCAATCCGGCGGGGTTCTGGTCTTTGACGGGTTTGTCCCAAATGAGGCGACGCGCGAAGCCCTGGCGGAAACCGAGGGCGCCGACGTCAATTTCCTCAAGCTCGGCGGCGGTGCGCCGGCAAGCTACCAGGCCGGCCTCGATTTCGCATTGTCGCTCCTGACCCACATGTCGGAAGGACGTGTTGCGCTTTCCGGGGAAGTTCTGTCGGTCACCGGCATTGCGCAATCCCCCACCGACTACGGCACGCTGCGCACGCTCGTTGCGACCCGTCTGCCCCAAGGGATCACAGCGGGCTCGATCGAGGTCGCAGCGCCTCGCGCTGCCCGCTACGAGTTTTCCGCAAGTCGTCAAGAAGACGGCATCACCACCCTGGCTGGTATGTTGCCGAGCCCGGAGATCGAGCAACAGCTCGTGACCGTCGCGGGGACAAAGACGTCCTCTGAGGTGAGTTATGCATCCGGCGAGCCGAACAACTTCGTCACCGCTGCCAGGCAGGCGATCGCGTTCTTGCCCTGGCTGGAAGAAGGCGCCGTGCGCTTTGACGGCACCAACTGGACTGTGGAAGGCGTTCCCAGCTCCACGATTGATCGTGGCGCGATCCAGACCGAGTTTGCCGTCAATGGCTTGGCGCAAGCTGGTTGGTCGCTTGACCTGACGGAAGCGGGCCCTGTCGCCCAGCCTGTCTCGCCCTATATCTGGTCGGCCGAGCGCCTTCGAGACGGCAGTTTCCTGTTCACCGGCAATGTACCGGCAGGGTCGCTGCGCGACTATCTTGCTGTTCACGTCGAGACACGAGTGACCGACACAACGAAAGTCTCTCCCGGCGCCCCCGATGGGTTCGCTGCGAAGGTGCGGGGCGCCGTCGATGCGCTGCTCGAACTTGAGCAAGGTACGGCACTGTTCGACGGTGAGAACTGGACAGTGACCGGAACTGCTGAAAATGACGAAAGGCGTGCAGCCAGCTTGGCGCTGCTCACTGCAGCCCTCGACCTCGACGCCAGCGGGTCGATCTCGGCACCAGAGCCACAAGTTGTAGCCGAGCCGAAACCGGCGGCTGATCAGCAGCCTGATGAGCCTCAGGAAGCGCCCGCCGCTGCAACCACATCACCAGAACTCCTCGCGCAATGCCGCGAGCAGGTTGCGACGCTTTCTGCCCACAATGCCATCCTGTTCCAGTCCGGCGCTGCCATCATTGCCTCAAGCGCTGCGCCCGAGCTGGATGCCTTTGCGCAAGCGCTGGCGATTTGCCCTAATACTTCCATCTATGTCGAAGGACACACCGACAGCGACGGCGACGAGCGGAAGAACCTGGCGCTCTCGGTTGCGCGCGCCGAGGCGGTGGTCGCCGCCCTGATCGAGCGCGGTGTTGCGGCCGAACGGCTCTACGCTGTCGGCTATGGTGAATCCCAGCCAGTCGCCGGCAACGACACCCCTGACGGCAAGCGGCAGAACCGCCGCATCGTCGTCAGCGTTCAGGACGAGAACAACTAG
- a CDS encoding porin family protein, translating into MKLKSLILGSVAAAGLSTAGYAADLGVLTSLDVCDSLGISGLTLSSSDNCLQITGGVSYEFVWGDYRTEAAVARTFDGNRVVPVGEAGPDWSSKVEAWLQAVGTASSDFGRASATIRLKEIDQTRFSGLASTGLTNDAGLDGDDTGGVIIDQAFVQVGDTTTIMAGKKASIADLGDDAPFNSFLGLFNSDAIDGKGVGIDGDTTYLGGHVIQVVSEVADGFKVGVAVENLNGNSDYDRLTGGDLASNAPYTHGSLVGVVSYAGEGVTAHVTGAALGILDGTVESWFVHAGATGSFDAFKIRAAVAYWDNFKFNSQRTADLTDNQNVLNALISAEGSFDLFTLSASAEVANVDRYSAVDYTDYGFGGQVGFAVTEGVSLNLGARYFRDDLLDEDTTQVAVQLVAAVTETIKVTGELGGYFGSAIANNTRASTAGVPTGTPAANAPGFLNDSVGYAAAELAWAPGGNFTSSLRGEANTENAYKVTFKAAKEFK; encoded by the coding sequence ATGAAACTCAAGAGCCTTATCCTTGGTTCTGTCGCCGCTGCCGGTCTCTCGACCGCTGGCTACGCTGCCGATCTCGGCGTTCTGACTTCGCTCGACGTTTGCGACTCGCTCGGCATCTCGGGCCTGACCCTTTCGTCCTCCGACAACTGCCTGCAGATCACCGGCGGCGTGTCGTATGAATTCGTCTGGGGCGACTACCGCACCGAAGCTGCTGTTGCTCGTACCTTCGACGGCAATCGTGTGGTTCCGGTTGGTGAAGCTGGTCCGGATTGGTCTTCCAAGGTTGAAGCCTGGCTGCAGGCTGTTGGCACCGCTTCGAGCGATTTCGGTCGTGCAAGCGCAACCATCCGACTCAAGGAAATCGATCAGACGCGTTTCTCCGGTTTGGCTTCCACTGGTCTGACCAATGACGCTGGTCTGGATGGTGACGACACTGGCGGCGTGATCATTGATCAGGCGTTCGTTCAGGTTGGTGACACCACCACCATCATGGCCGGTAAGAAGGCTTCGATTGCCGACTTGGGCGACGATGCTCCGTTCAACTCGTTCCTTGGTCTGTTCAATTCCGATGCCATCGACGGCAAGGGCGTTGGCATTGATGGCGACACCACCTATCTCGGTGGTCACGTTATCCAGGTTGTTTCGGAAGTTGCCGACGGTTTCAAGGTTGGCGTTGCTGTCGAAAACCTTAACGGTAACAGCGACTACGACCGTCTCACTGGTGGCGATCTCGCTTCCAATGCGCCCTATACCCATGGTTCGCTCGTTGGTGTTGTCTCGTATGCTGGCGAAGGCGTAACTGCTCACGTCACCGGCGCTGCCCTCGGCATTCTCGATGGTACAGTTGAATCCTGGTTTGTGCACGCTGGCGCAACCGGTTCGTTCGACGCCTTCAAGATCCGCGCTGCTGTTGCCTACTGGGACAACTTCAAGTTCAACAGCCAGCGCACGGCAGATCTCACCGACAACCAGAACGTCCTGAACGCTCTGATCTCGGCTGAAGGTTCGTTTGACCTGTTCACGCTGTCGGCTTCGGCTGAAGTTGCAAATGTCGACCGCTACTCGGCTGTCGACTACACCGACTATGGCTTCGGCGGTCAGGTTGGCTTCGCTGTCACTGAAGGTGTTTCGCTGAACCTCGGCGCTCGTTACTTCCGTGATGATCTTCTCGATGAAGACACCACGCAGGTTGCTGTTCAGCTCGTCGCTGCTGTGACCGAAACCATCAAGGTTACCGGTGAACTCGGTGGCTACTTCGGTTCGGCCATTGCCAACAACACTCGTGCTTCGACCGCTGGTGTTCCGACCGGTACCCCGGCTGCTAATGCTCCTGGCTTCCTCAACGACTCGGTCGGCTATGCTGCTGCCGAACTCGCTTGGGCTCCGGGTGGCAACTTCACTTCGTCGCTGCGCGGCGAAGCGAACACCGAAAACGCCTACAAGGTCACCTTCAAGGCCGCCAAGGAATTCAAGTAA